Proteins encoded by one window of Melospiza georgiana isolate bMelGeo1 chromosome 18, bMelGeo1.pri, whole genome shotgun sequence:
- the CUX2 gene encoding homeobox protein cut-like 2 isoform X2, with amino-acid sequence MCRYRTRFDARRLQVIALSKSSKEAETAFLSVYAQLLGAPDPAPVLEAARSLEDRLQQLQRLEPEPPPPLKDLSRPWKKHPELGSTKERRDARSPAAEPPLPGPDGKAKAPGTETPLQRHEADKQKGLQEAQVTLAARLGEAEEKIKVLHAALKATQTELLELRCKYDEEAASKADEVAMIMTNLEKANQRAEAAQREVESLREQLAAVNSSLRLACCSPTGTTGDKVNYSMCSGSRLEAALAAKDREILRLLKDVQHLQSSLQELEESSATQIAELEGQLAAKNEAIEKLEEKLQAQADYEEIKTELSILKAMKVASAGCSLPQASGVARPEALAGLSQPCRRCLRRLSPSRPGSLQSISKAEEALLLGKEAFYPSQKYLLEKPSLLASTEEDHSEDESGKDPLGMEQPYPSPHHAPADDPASPTPLPPLPGPGVAPDGPRTFSLSPFPGAERLSGDPKAPHLPVPGYKSESSSGAPPFPSSFFGAKSSTVHPVPVPATSATSPPGEPSEGSAGSSGEEEQLDTAEIAFQVKEQLLKHNIGQRVFGHYVLGLSQGSVSEILARPKPWHKLTVKGKEPFIKMKQFLSDEQNVLALRTIQVRQRGSITPRIRTPETGSDDAIKSILEQAKKEIESQKGGEPKTPSASQAVANGASSSSSEDAIKSILEQARREMQAQQQALLDVESGPGGRGGDAVPSERSTLGTVSQNITPALVKQEEGSGASPGPPQTPLAVLSPAAFVQSIIRKVKSEIGDAGSYFDQHWASERSLLSRPYTSVSPSLSSSSSSYSSMANGRGWPRGEPGEGGTNEDELQPEDEEPQRLSEMKAEGAGAEPAAGGRLSYYPTYVPRTLKPTVPPLTPEQYEMYMYREVDTLELTRQVKEKLAKNGICQRIFGEKVLGLSQGSVSDMLSRPKPWSKLTQKGREPFIRMQLWLTDQLGQGISQQPTPSQASPAEPQPSPSPPPSPSEHEKGCQEPLTLALESSKENQQPESRSTPALGGKMYPNSQGPVGIQEIVAMSPELDTYSITKKVKEVLTDNNLGQRLFGESILGLTQGSVSDLLSRPKPWHKLSLKGREPFVRMQLWLNDPHNVEKLRDMKKLEKKAYLKRRYGLMSAGSDSESPSARSECASPSAPPQDLSLLQIKKPRVVLAPEEKEALKKAYQLEPYPSQQTIELLSFQLNLKTNTVINWFHNYRSRMRREMLVEGAQDNDTDPEQSGGAAIPGRRAPHSPDSDPEDHKPALVGGEPPCAAAPVKVKEEQGDPGGWSRRRDSRSPAGAAEGTGPPHEERGAAPHAAAPSLPRRGGRAGATAGGPQPPPPPPHPDSSQSSAGSSRCSLVVSPTSPSAASSPGLTGSASPGPSSAGPVSPALPPAAGPRLSTSVQRRHEKMANLNNIIHRLERAANREEALEWEF; translated from the exons GTGATTGCACTTAGTAAGAGCAGCAAGGAGGCTGAGACGGCTTTCCTGAGCGTTTACGCGCAATTGCTCGGAGCTCCAG ACCCCGCTCCTGTGCTGGAGGCTGCCCGGAGCCTGGAGGAtcggctgcagcagctgcagcgcCTCgagccggagccgccgccgcccctcAAGGATCTCAGCCGGCCCTGGAAGAAGCACCCGGAGCTCGGCAGCACCAAAG AGCGCAGGGACGCGAGGTCGCCGGCAGCTGAGCCCCCACTGCCTGGCCCCGACGGCAAAGCCAAAGCGCCCGGCACAGAGACCCCGCTGCAGAGACATGAGGCAGACAAGCAAAA GGGCCTGCAGGAAGCTCAGGTCACCTTGGCCGCTcggctgggggaggcagaggagaagaTCAAAGTGCTCCACGCAG CGCTGAAGGCCACGCAGacggagctgctggagctgcgcTGTAAATACGACGAGGAAGCGGCGTCCAA GGCAGATGAAGTGGCCATGATCATGACCAACCTTGAGAAAGCCAACCAG CGGGCGGAGGCGGCGCAGAGGGAAGTGGAGAGTTTGAGGGAGCAGCTGGCGGCCGTCAACAGCTCCCTGCGCCTGGCCTGCTGCTCCCCGACGGGCACCACGGGG gaCAAAGTGAACTATTCCATGTGCTCAGGGTCGAGGttggaggcagctctggctgccaaGGACCGGGAGATCCTGCGGCTCCTGAAGGATGTGCAGCACCTCCAGAgctctctgcaggagctggaggagtcCTCTGCCACCCAGATCGCCGAGCTGGAGGGACAGCTGGCCGCCAAGAACGAGGCCATCGAG AAGctggaggagaagctgcaggcacaggctgaCTACGAGGAGATCAAAACCGAGCTGAG CATCCTGAAGGCGATGAAGGTggcctctgctggctgcagcctgccccaggCAAGTGGCGTGGCGCGTCCCGAGGCGCTGGCCgggctgagccagccctgccgACGGTGCCTCCGCCGCCTGTCCCCATCTCGCCCTGGCTCCTTGCAGAGCATCTCCAAGGCAGAggaggccctgctgctggggaaggaggctTTCTACCCCTCCCAGAAGTACCTGCTGGAGAAGCCCAGCCTGCTGGCCAGCACTG AGGAGGATCACTCCGAAGACGAGTCAGGGAAGGATCCACTGGGCATGGAGCAGCCGTACCCATCTCCTCACCACGCCCCAGCTGATGACCCCGCGTCCCCCACTCCCCTCCCGCCGCTGCCTGGCCCCGGCGTGGCCCCTGATGGTCCCCGGACTTTCTCGCTGTCCCCCTTCCCGGGGGCTGAGCGGCTCTCAGGGGACCCCAAGGCCCCCCACCTCCCTGTGCCCGGCTACAAGAGCGAGAGCAGCAGCGGGGCGCcgcccttcccctcctccttcttcGGGGCCAAAAGCAGCACCGTGCACCCCGTCCCCGTGCCggccaccagtgccaccagcccgCCCGGCGAGCCCTCCGAGGGCAGCGCCGGCAGCTCCGgcgaggaggagcagctggacaCGGCCGAAATCGCCTTCCAGgtgaaggagcagctgctgaagcaCAACATTGGGCAGAGGGTCTTCGGGCACTACgtgctggggctgtcccagggctcCGTCAGCGAGATCTTGGCGCGGCCCAAGCCCTGGCACAAGCTGACGGTGAAGGGCAAGGAGCCGTTCATCAAGATGAAGCAGTTCCTGTCCGACGAGCAGAACGTGCTGGCCCTGAGGACTATCCAGGTGCGCCAGAGAG GTAGCATCACACCACGGATCAGGACACCGGAGACCGGCTCCGACGACGCCATCAAAAGCATCCTGGAGCAGGCAAAAAAGGAGATTGAGTCGCAGAAGGGAG GGGAGCCCAAAACACCATCAGCATCACAGGCAGTGGCCAACGGggcgagcagcagcagctcggAGGACGCCATCAAGAGCATCCTGGAGCAGGCGCGGCGGGAGATGCAGGCGCAGCAGCAGGCGCTGCTGGACGTGGAGTCGGGGCCCGGCGGGCGCGGAGGGGACGCGGTGCCCTCCGAGCGCTCCACGCTGGGCACCGTCAGCCAGAACATCACCCCCGCCCTGGTCAAGCAGGAGGAGGGCAGCGGGGCCAGCCCTGGCCCGCCGCAGACGCCCCTGGCCGTGCTCTCCCCCGCCGCCTTCGTCCAGAGCATCATCCGCAAGGTGAAGTCGGAGATCGGCGACGCCGGCTCCTACTTCGACCAGCACTGGGCGTCGGAGCGGAGCCTGCTCAGCCGGCCCTACACCTCCGTGTCGCCCTCgctgtcctcctcctcctccagctaCTCCAGCATGGCCAACGGCCGGGGCTGGCCGCGGGGGGAGCCCGGTGAGGGCGGCACCAACGAGGACGAGCTGCAGCCGGAGGATGAGGAGCCCCAGCGGCTGTCGGAGATGAAGGCGGAGGGAGCTGGAGCGGAGCCAGCGGCCGGGGGGCGTCTGTCCTACTACCCCACGTACGTGCCACGGACCCTGAAGCCCACGGTGCCGCCGCTGACGCCAGAGCAGTATGAGATGTACATGTACAGGGAGGTGGACACGCTGGAGCTGACCCGGCAGGTCAAGGAGAAGTTGGCCAAGAACGGCATCTGCCAGAGGATCTTCGGAGAGAAG GTGCTGGGACTGTCCCAGGGCAGTGTGAGTGACATGCTGTCGCGGCCCAAACCGTGGAGCAAGCTGACACAGAAGGGTCGGGAGCCCTTCATCCGCATGCAGCTCTGGCTGACAgaccagctgggccaggggatcAGCCAGCAGCCCACACCCTCCCAGG ccagcccagcgGAGCCCCAGCCGTCCCCCTCGccgccccccagcccctccgaGCACGAGAAGGGCTGCCAGGAGCCCCTCACCCTGGCCTTGGAGAGCAGCAAGGAGAACCAGCAGCCCGAGAGCCGCTCGACGCCTGCGCTGGGCGGGAAGATGTATCCCAACAGCCAGGGCCCCGTGGGCATCCAGGAGATCGTCGCCATGTCCCCCGAGCTGGACACCTACTCCATCACCAAGAAGGTCAAGGAGGTCCTGACAGACAACAATTTAG GCCAGCGGCTGTTTGGGGAGAGCATCCTGGGTCTGACGCAGGGCTCGGTGTCCGATCTCCTCTCCAGGCCCAAGCCGTGGCACAAGCTGAGCCTGAAGGGGAGGGAGCCCTTCGTGCGCATGCAGCTCTGGCTCAACGACCCTCACAACGTGGAGAAGCTGCGCGACATGAAGAAGCTGGAGAAGAAGG cctACCTGAAGCGCCGGTACGGGCTGATGAGCGCTGGCTCGGACAGCGAGTCCCCGAGCGCGCGCTCCGAGTGCGCCAGCCCCAGCGCGCCGCCGCAGGACCTCAGCCTGCTCCAGATCAAGAAGCCGCGGGTGGTGCTGGCGCCGGAGGAGAAGGAAGCCCTAAAGAAAGCCTACCAGCTGGAGCCATATCCCTCCCAGCAGACCATCGAGCTGCTCTCCTTCCAGCTCAACCTCAAGACCAACACCGTCATCAACTGGTTCCACAACTACAG GTCACGGATGCGCCGGGAGATGCTGGTGGAGGGCGCACAGGACAATGACACGGACCCGGAGCAGAGCGGCGGGGCGGCCATCCCCGGGCGCCGGGCCCCCCACAGCCCCGACTCGGACCCCGAGGACCACAAACCCGCGTTGGTGGGGGGCGAGCCCCCCTGTGCCGCTGCGCCCGTGAAGgtgaaggaggagcagggcGATCCGGGCGGCTGGAGCCGCCGGCGGGACTCACGCAGCCCGGCCGGCGCGGCCGAAGGGACCGGCCCTCCCCACGAGGAGCGGGGGGCAGCCCCCCACGCCGCCGCCCCCAGCCTCCCGCGGCGGGGAGGCCGCGCCGGTGCCACCGCTGGGGGACCCCaaccgccgccgccgccgccacacCCCGACAGCTCCCAGTCCTCGGCGGGCTCGTCCCGCTGCAGCTTGGTGGTGTCCCCAACGTCGCCCTCGGCAGCTTCCTCGCCCGGCCTCACCGGCTCAGCCTCTCCAGGACCGTCCTCTGCCGGGCCGGTGTCGCCGGCGCTGCCACCGGCCGCCGGCCCCCGGCTCAGCACCAGCGTGCAGCGGCGCCACGAGAAGATGGCCAACCTCAACAACATCATCCACCGCCTGGAGCGGGCTGCCAACCGCGAGGAGGCCCTCGAGTGGGAGTTCTGA
- the CUX2 gene encoding homeobox protein cut-like 2 isoform X1, with product MEPRWSPGPRPAAPEVIALSKSSKEAETAFLSVYAQLLGAPDPAPVLEAARSLEDRLQQLQRLEPEPPPPLKDLSRPWKKHPELGSTKERRDARSPAAEPPLPGPDGKAKAPGTETPLQRHEADKQKGLQEAQVTLAARLGEAEEKIKVLHAALKATQTELLELRCKYDEEAASKADEVAMIMTNLEKANQRAEAAQREVESLREQLAAVNSSLRLACCSPTGTTGDKVNYSMCSGSRLEAALAAKDREILRLLKDVQHLQSSLQELEESSATQIAELEGQLAAKNEAIEKLEEKLQAQADYEEIKTELSILKAMKVASAGCSLPQASGVARPEALAGLSQPCRRCLRRLSPSRPGSLQSISKAEEALLLGKEAFYPSQKYLLEKPSLLASTEEDHSEDESGKDPLGMEQPYPSPHHAPADDPASPTPLPPLPGPGVAPDGPRTFSLSPFPGAERLSGDPKAPHLPVPGYKSESSSGAPPFPSSFFGAKSSTVHPVPVPATSATSPPGEPSEGSAGSSGEEEQLDTAEIAFQVKEQLLKHNIGQRVFGHYVLGLSQGSVSEILARPKPWHKLTVKGKEPFIKMKQFLSDEQNVLALRTIQVRQRGSITPRIRTPETGSDDAIKSILEQAKKEIESQKGGEPKTPSASQAVANGASSSSSEDAIKSILEQARREMQAQQQALLDVESGPGGRGGDAVPSERSTLGTVSQNITPALVKQEEGSGASPGPPQTPLAVLSPAAFVQSIIRKVKSEIGDAGSYFDQHWASERSLLSRPYTSVSPSLSSSSSSYSSMANGRGWPRGEPGEGGTNEDELQPEDEEPQRLSEMKAEGAGAEPAAGGRLSYYPTYVPRTLKPTVPPLTPEQYEMYMYREVDTLELTRQVKEKLAKNGICQRIFGEKVLGLSQGSVSDMLSRPKPWSKLTQKGREPFIRMQLWLTDQLGQGISQQPTPSQASPAEPQPSPSPPPSPSEHEKGCQEPLTLALESSKENQQPESRSTPALGGKMYPNSQGPVGIQEIVAMSPELDTYSITKKVKEVLTDNNLGQRLFGESILGLTQGSVSDLLSRPKPWHKLSLKGREPFVRMQLWLNDPHNVEKLRDMKKLEKKAYLKRRYGLMSAGSDSESPSARSECASPSAPPQDLSLLQIKKPRVVLAPEEKEALKKAYQLEPYPSQQTIELLSFQLNLKTNTVINWFHNYRSRMRREMLVEGAQDNDTDPEQSGGAAIPGRRAPHSPDSDPEDHKPALVGGEPPCAAAPVKVKEEQGDPGGWSRRRDSRSPAGAAEGTGPPHEERGAAPHAAAPSLPRRGGRAGATAGGPQPPPPPPHPDSSQSSAGSSRCSLVVSPTSPSAASSPGLTGSASPGPSSAGPVSPALPPAAGPRLSTSVQRRHEKMANLNNIIHRLERAANREEALEWEF from the exons GTGATTGCACTTAGTAAGAGCAGCAAGGAGGCTGAGACGGCTTTCCTGAGCGTTTACGCGCAATTGCTCGGAGCTCCAG ACCCCGCTCCTGTGCTGGAGGCTGCCCGGAGCCTGGAGGAtcggctgcagcagctgcagcgcCTCgagccggagccgccgccgcccctcAAGGATCTCAGCCGGCCCTGGAAGAAGCACCCGGAGCTCGGCAGCACCAAAG AGCGCAGGGACGCGAGGTCGCCGGCAGCTGAGCCCCCACTGCCTGGCCCCGACGGCAAAGCCAAAGCGCCCGGCACAGAGACCCCGCTGCAGAGACATGAGGCAGACAAGCAAAA GGGCCTGCAGGAAGCTCAGGTCACCTTGGCCGCTcggctgggggaggcagaggagaagaTCAAAGTGCTCCACGCAG CGCTGAAGGCCACGCAGacggagctgctggagctgcgcTGTAAATACGACGAGGAAGCGGCGTCCAA GGCAGATGAAGTGGCCATGATCATGACCAACCTTGAGAAAGCCAACCAG CGGGCGGAGGCGGCGCAGAGGGAAGTGGAGAGTTTGAGGGAGCAGCTGGCGGCCGTCAACAGCTCCCTGCGCCTGGCCTGCTGCTCCCCGACGGGCACCACGGGG gaCAAAGTGAACTATTCCATGTGCTCAGGGTCGAGGttggaggcagctctggctgccaaGGACCGGGAGATCCTGCGGCTCCTGAAGGATGTGCAGCACCTCCAGAgctctctgcaggagctggaggagtcCTCTGCCACCCAGATCGCCGAGCTGGAGGGACAGCTGGCCGCCAAGAACGAGGCCATCGAG AAGctggaggagaagctgcaggcacaggctgaCTACGAGGAGATCAAAACCGAGCTGAG CATCCTGAAGGCGATGAAGGTggcctctgctggctgcagcctgccccaggCAAGTGGCGTGGCGCGTCCCGAGGCGCTGGCCgggctgagccagccctgccgACGGTGCCTCCGCCGCCTGTCCCCATCTCGCCCTGGCTCCTTGCAGAGCATCTCCAAGGCAGAggaggccctgctgctggggaaggaggctTTCTACCCCTCCCAGAAGTACCTGCTGGAGAAGCCCAGCCTGCTGGCCAGCACTG AGGAGGATCACTCCGAAGACGAGTCAGGGAAGGATCCACTGGGCATGGAGCAGCCGTACCCATCTCCTCACCACGCCCCAGCTGATGACCCCGCGTCCCCCACTCCCCTCCCGCCGCTGCCTGGCCCCGGCGTGGCCCCTGATGGTCCCCGGACTTTCTCGCTGTCCCCCTTCCCGGGGGCTGAGCGGCTCTCAGGGGACCCCAAGGCCCCCCACCTCCCTGTGCCCGGCTACAAGAGCGAGAGCAGCAGCGGGGCGCcgcccttcccctcctccttcttcGGGGCCAAAAGCAGCACCGTGCACCCCGTCCCCGTGCCggccaccagtgccaccagcccgCCCGGCGAGCCCTCCGAGGGCAGCGCCGGCAGCTCCGgcgaggaggagcagctggacaCGGCCGAAATCGCCTTCCAGgtgaaggagcagctgctgaagcaCAACATTGGGCAGAGGGTCTTCGGGCACTACgtgctggggctgtcccagggctcCGTCAGCGAGATCTTGGCGCGGCCCAAGCCCTGGCACAAGCTGACGGTGAAGGGCAAGGAGCCGTTCATCAAGATGAAGCAGTTCCTGTCCGACGAGCAGAACGTGCTGGCCCTGAGGACTATCCAGGTGCGCCAGAGAG GTAGCATCACACCACGGATCAGGACACCGGAGACCGGCTCCGACGACGCCATCAAAAGCATCCTGGAGCAGGCAAAAAAGGAGATTGAGTCGCAGAAGGGAG GGGAGCCCAAAACACCATCAGCATCACAGGCAGTGGCCAACGGggcgagcagcagcagctcggAGGACGCCATCAAGAGCATCCTGGAGCAGGCGCGGCGGGAGATGCAGGCGCAGCAGCAGGCGCTGCTGGACGTGGAGTCGGGGCCCGGCGGGCGCGGAGGGGACGCGGTGCCCTCCGAGCGCTCCACGCTGGGCACCGTCAGCCAGAACATCACCCCCGCCCTGGTCAAGCAGGAGGAGGGCAGCGGGGCCAGCCCTGGCCCGCCGCAGACGCCCCTGGCCGTGCTCTCCCCCGCCGCCTTCGTCCAGAGCATCATCCGCAAGGTGAAGTCGGAGATCGGCGACGCCGGCTCCTACTTCGACCAGCACTGGGCGTCGGAGCGGAGCCTGCTCAGCCGGCCCTACACCTCCGTGTCGCCCTCgctgtcctcctcctcctccagctaCTCCAGCATGGCCAACGGCCGGGGCTGGCCGCGGGGGGAGCCCGGTGAGGGCGGCACCAACGAGGACGAGCTGCAGCCGGAGGATGAGGAGCCCCAGCGGCTGTCGGAGATGAAGGCGGAGGGAGCTGGAGCGGAGCCAGCGGCCGGGGGGCGTCTGTCCTACTACCCCACGTACGTGCCACGGACCCTGAAGCCCACGGTGCCGCCGCTGACGCCAGAGCAGTATGAGATGTACATGTACAGGGAGGTGGACACGCTGGAGCTGACCCGGCAGGTCAAGGAGAAGTTGGCCAAGAACGGCATCTGCCAGAGGATCTTCGGAGAGAAG GTGCTGGGACTGTCCCAGGGCAGTGTGAGTGACATGCTGTCGCGGCCCAAACCGTGGAGCAAGCTGACACAGAAGGGTCGGGAGCCCTTCATCCGCATGCAGCTCTGGCTGACAgaccagctgggccaggggatcAGCCAGCAGCCCACACCCTCCCAGG ccagcccagcgGAGCCCCAGCCGTCCCCCTCGccgccccccagcccctccgaGCACGAGAAGGGCTGCCAGGAGCCCCTCACCCTGGCCTTGGAGAGCAGCAAGGAGAACCAGCAGCCCGAGAGCCGCTCGACGCCTGCGCTGGGCGGGAAGATGTATCCCAACAGCCAGGGCCCCGTGGGCATCCAGGAGATCGTCGCCATGTCCCCCGAGCTGGACACCTACTCCATCACCAAGAAGGTCAAGGAGGTCCTGACAGACAACAATTTAG GCCAGCGGCTGTTTGGGGAGAGCATCCTGGGTCTGACGCAGGGCTCGGTGTCCGATCTCCTCTCCAGGCCCAAGCCGTGGCACAAGCTGAGCCTGAAGGGGAGGGAGCCCTTCGTGCGCATGCAGCTCTGGCTCAACGACCCTCACAACGTGGAGAAGCTGCGCGACATGAAGAAGCTGGAGAAGAAGG cctACCTGAAGCGCCGGTACGGGCTGATGAGCGCTGGCTCGGACAGCGAGTCCCCGAGCGCGCGCTCCGAGTGCGCCAGCCCCAGCGCGCCGCCGCAGGACCTCAGCCTGCTCCAGATCAAGAAGCCGCGGGTGGTGCTGGCGCCGGAGGAGAAGGAAGCCCTAAAGAAAGCCTACCAGCTGGAGCCATATCCCTCCCAGCAGACCATCGAGCTGCTCTCCTTCCAGCTCAACCTCAAGACCAACACCGTCATCAACTGGTTCCACAACTACAG GTCACGGATGCGCCGGGAGATGCTGGTGGAGGGCGCACAGGACAATGACACGGACCCGGAGCAGAGCGGCGGGGCGGCCATCCCCGGGCGCCGGGCCCCCCACAGCCCCGACTCGGACCCCGAGGACCACAAACCCGCGTTGGTGGGGGGCGAGCCCCCCTGTGCCGCTGCGCCCGTGAAGgtgaaggaggagcagggcGATCCGGGCGGCTGGAGCCGCCGGCGGGACTCACGCAGCCCGGCCGGCGCGGCCGAAGGGACCGGCCCTCCCCACGAGGAGCGGGGGGCAGCCCCCCACGCCGCCGCCCCCAGCCTCCCGCGGCGGGGAGGCCGCGCCGGTGCCACCGCTGGGGGACCCCaaccgccgccgccgccgccacacCCCGACAGCTCCCAGTCCTCGGCGGGCTCGTCCCGCTGCAGCTTGGTGGTGTCCCCAACGTCGCCCTCGGCAGCTTCCTCGCCCGGCCTCACCGGCTCAGCCTCTCCAGGACCGTCCTCTGCCGGGCCGGTGTCGCCGGCGCTGCCACCGGCCGCCGGCCCCCGGCTCAGCACCAGCGTGCAGCGGCGCCACGAGAAGATGGCCAACCTCAACAACATCATCCACCGCCTGGAGCGGGCTGCCAACCGCGAGGAGGCCCTCGAGTGGGAGTTCTGA